In one Parvibaculum sp. genomic region, the following are encoded:
- a CDS encoding MFS transporter yields MTAQDAPATGTPRNDHGWYMAGLWGYFLAGGIQGVLFPWIIAFVLHESSDRVGIAQMFSMLPMLILGLFGGAMADRVELRAHLMRLQFIAMVPPLALAALIWNGILFYEMMILYALALSTLGGFIMPARDSMLSRVAMTSLGGNIQRAVALAMSGQFLGQVVGYALGSPAEYVGAAPLLILQALLLGFAAFTTSRLAVSPPVEHRAPGTRRRPLRDVKEGLEAVWRDERIRPVLLLMFFSGVLFMGVFMVLFPLLIRDVYHGSSREIGFVFMSFFSGIGISSFVLSRMRPIQRQGRAIMLAMCTGSGVMVLIHFEPPIWGVFLLAHCWGLAAGISMSQSRAIVQESATPALRARMLAGFNLGTMGGGPIGAVLIGYLIAAVGPLDAVLVPCGLMVFLWFAIYWLTPLWRVEAPR; encoded by the coding sequence ATGACTGCACAAGACGCGCCCGCCACCGGGACGCCGCGGAACGACCATGGCTGGTACATGGCCGGACTGTGGGGTTACTTCCTTGCGGGCGGCATCCAGGGCGTGTTGTTCCCGTGGATTATTGCTTTCGTGCTGCATGAAAGTTCGGACCGCGTCGGCATCGCGCAGATGTTCTCGATGCTGCCGATGCTGATCCTCGGATTGTTCGGCGGTGCGATGGCCGACCGGGTCGAGTTACGCGCGCATCTGATGCGGTTGCAATTCATCGCGATGGTGCCGCCGCTGGCGCTGGCGGCGTTGATCTGGAACGGAATTCTTTTCTACGAAATGATGATCCTCTACGCGCTGGCGCTGTCGACGCTGGGCGGCTTCATCATGCCGGCGCGGGATTCGATGCTGTCGCGCGTCGCGATGACGAGCCTCGGCGGCAACATCCAGCGCGCGGTGGCGCTCGCCATGAGCGGACAATTTCTCGGACAGGTCGTCGGCTACGCGCTTGGCAGCCCGGCTGAATATGTCGGCGCGGCGCCGTTGCTGATCTTGCAGGCGCTGCTGCTCGGCTTTGCCGCCTTCACGACGTCGCGGCTTGCCGTCTCGCCGCCGGTCGAGCATCGCGCGCCGGGCACGCGCCGCCGGCCGCTGCGCGACGTCAAGGAAGGGCTCGAAGCGGTGTGGCGCGACGAACGCATCCGGCCCGTGCTGCTGTTGATGTTTTTCTCCGGCGTGCTTTTCATGGGCGTCTTCATGGTGCTGTTCCCGCTGCTGATCCGCGACGTCTATCACGGCAGTTCGCGTGAGATCGGCTTCGTGTTCATGTCGTTCTTCAGCGGCATCGGCATTTCGTCGTTCGTGCTGTCGCGGATGCGACCGATCCAGCGCCAGGGCCGCGCGATCATGCTTGCGATGTGCACGGGCTCCGGCGTGATGGTGCTCATTCATTTCGAACCGCCGATCTGGGGCGTGTTCCTGCTCGCGCATTGCTGGGGGCTTGCGGCCGGCATCTCGATGAGCCAGTCGCGCGCGATCGTGCAGGAAAGCGCGACGCCGGCGCTCCGTGCACGGATGCTTGCGGGCTTCAATCTCGGCACGATGGGCGGCGGGCCGATCGGCGCGGTGCTGATCGGCTATCTGATCGCCGCAGTCGGGCCGCTCGATGCGGTTCTGGTGCCGTGCGGGCTGATGGTGTTTCTGTGGTTCGCGATCTACTGGCTGACACCGCTCTGGCGGGTCGAGGCGCCGCGCTAA
- a CDS encoding metalloregulator ArsR/SmtB family transcription factor: MPPALHHASADPLGAKFAALADPTRRAILQRLARGETSVKELAAPFEMSLPAVSKHLKVLERAGLIARSRDAQWRPCRIEPDALRDVDDWLEKYRRLWTAGLDRLDKYLAENKE, translated from the coding sequence ATGCCGCCAGCCCTTCATCACGCTTCGGCCGATCCCCTCGGCGCCAAGTTCGCGGCGCTGGCCGACCCGACGCGCCGCGCCATCCTCCAGCGTCTGGCGCGCGGCGAAACCTCCGTGAAGGAGCTGGCGGCGCCCTTCGAGATGAGCCTGCCGGCCGTCTCCAAACATCTGAAGGTGCTGGAGCGTGCAGGCCTGATCGCGCGCTCGCGCGATGCGCAATGGCGGCCCTGCCGCATCGAACCGGACGCGCTGCGCGACGTCGACGACTGGCTCGAAAAATATCGCCGCCTCTGGACGGCAGGCCTCGACCGCCTCGACAAGTATCTCGCGGAGAACAAGGAGTAG
- a CDS encoding VOC family protein produces the protein MSNGPVVPPLPPAPSLAPHLIIDGAAAALDFYKKALGATELVRVPSDDGKRLLHAHMEVNGAAVFLCDDFPDYPGEGAIAPKRLGGTSAMIHLQVENCDAAVKRAADAGAKVIAEPWDAFWGDRYAQVMDPFGHVWSFAHPLAGKPG, from the coding sequence ATGTCCAATGGTCCTGTCGTCCCGCCGCTGCCGCCCGCGCCGTCGCTGGCGCCGCATCTCATCATCGACGGCGCCGCCGCTGCGCTCGACTTCTACAAGAAGGCGCTTGGCGCAACCGAGCTGGTGCGCGTTCCCTCCGATGACGGCAAACGTCTGTTGCATGCGCATATGGAAGTGAACGGTGCGGCCGTCTTCCTCTGCGACGACTTTCCCGACTATCCGGGCGAAGGCGCCATCGCGCCGAAACGCCTCGGCGGCACCTCAGCGATGATCCATCTTCAGGTTGAGAACTGCGATGCGGCGGTAAAACGCGCGGCCGATGCCGGCGCGAAGGTGATTGCCGAACCCTGGGACGCTTTCTGGGGCGACCGTTACGCGCAGGTCATGGACCCGTTCGGCCATGTCTGGAGCTTCGCGCATCCGCTGGCCGGCAAACCCGGCTGA
- a CDS encoding SRPBCC family protein, whose translation MLRIILIAAAVLLAVFAALLAYAATKPDTFRVERSTLIDAPPEAIYAEIEDFRRWRAWSPYEELDPNLERDYSGAERGVGARYAWQGDGNAGSGSMEIRDAVPASEIVIALEFTAPMVASNTAMFTMTPEAGATRLTWAMEGPSSLMFKFIGIFLDMDKMIGGDFETGLAKLKSNLE comes from the coding sequence ATGCTCAGGATAATTTTGATCGCTGCGGCGGTCCTCCTCGCGGTCTTCGCGGCGCTGCTCGCCTATGCGGCGACGAAGCCCGACACGTTCCGCGTCGAACGCTCGACCCTGATCGACGCACCGCCGGAAGCGATCTATGCGGAGATCGAGGATTTCCGCCGTTGGCGCGCCTGGTCGCCTTACGAGGAGCTGGATCCGAACCTCGAGCGCGACTACAGCGGCGCCGAGCGCGGCGTCGGCGCGCGATATGCATGGCAGGGCGACGGCAATGCCGGCAGCGGCAGCATGGAAATCCGCGACGCGGTGCCGGCGTCCGAAATCGTCATCGCGCTCGAATTCACCGCGCCGATGGTGGCGAGCAACACCGCGATGTTCACGATGACGCCGGAGGCAGGCGCAACGCGCCTCACCTGGGCGATGGAAGGTCCGTCCAGTCTGATGTTCAAGTTCATCGGTATCTTTCTCGACATGGACAAGATGATCGGCGGCGATTTCGAAACGGGTCTTGCGAAACTGAAATCCAACCTCGAGTGA
- a CDS encoding YceI family protein: MKQSIAAAVALALFLGSPAALAAQEPADVPPASTAPVPGGVYTLDKSHASLIFRVSHMGFSNYTGRFATFDATLDIDPQNPAAAKLEATVDPASLAVENPPAGFLESLLGPDWFNVAQFPEMIFRSTKIEMTGDDTARVTGDLTLHGITLPVVFDAKFNGGYAGHPFDPNARIGFSARGSLSRSAFGIAYGVPEEGSTMGVGDPVEFIIEAEFTGPAWADAPKAE; this comes from the coding sequence ATGAAGCAATCGATTGCCGCCGCCGTCGCGCTCGCGCTTTTCCTTGGCTCGCCGGCCGCTCTCGCGGCGCAGGAACCGGCGGACGTTCCCCCTGCATCCACGGCGCCAGTCCCCGGCGGCGTCTACACGCTCGACAAGTCGCATGCCAGCCTGATCTTCCGCGTCAGCCATATGGGCTTCTCGAACTACACGGGGCGGTTTGCGACTTTCGACGCGACACTCGACATCGATCCGCAAAATCCGGCCGCCGCAAAACTCGAAGCGACCGTCGACCCGGCCTCGCTCGCGGTCGAAAACCCGCCTGCGGGCTTTCTCGAATCCCTGCTCGGACCGGACTGGTTCAACGTTGCGCAATTTCCCGAGATGATCTTCCGCTCGACGAAAATCGAAATGACCGGCGACGACACCGCCCGCGTCACCGGCGACCTGACGTTGCATGGCATCACGCTGCCGGTTGTCTTCGACGCGAAGTTCAACGGCGGCTATGCCGGCCATCCCTTCGATCCGAACGCGCGCATCGGTTTCTCGGCCCGCGGCTCGCTCTCGCGCTCGGCCTTCGGCATCGCCTACGGCGTACCGGAGGAGGGCTCGACAATGGGTGTCGGCGACCCGGTGGAATTCATCATCGAAGCCGAATTCACCGGCCCCGCATGGGCCGATGCGCCGAAGGCGGAGTGA
- a CDS encoding MFS transporter → MTAHEGMAAANGDAAAARRQRLNFYLGGQASWFVSLGIQFVIFPFLVTQVLHEPAARVGIAQMSLMAPALLFMLLGGTVADHGDARRILIRVHFLSALPPLVLAGIYLSGNLTYASLIVFALTMGTLSAFAIPARDSALTRVAETGIQQAVTMAMGVQMGSQLVGMLIAALAALTGTPALLIFQAVIMLTGLFASLKLTPLPPSNAASTESRFAQIVDGIKTAAAVPIVATVIGLNFAVGLFYVGSFLVVLPLMIRDIYLTSAAEFTVKFAIINICFWGGTIVVNMALLRIGHIGHRGRMMMGSLASGLVILALFHFPMPFWMICVLVFWWGMGAGTTMTMGRTIVQIAAPESHRARVLAAYQLGFSGGAPIGALTMGLLVGWLGIFDAVLVPATIMVGILAALYFLSPIWSYKAEME, encoded by the coding sequence ATGACGGCGCATGAAGGGATGGCCGCCGCCAATGGCGATGCGGCCGCGGCGCGGCGGCAGCGTCTCAATTTCTATCTCGGTGGACAGGCGAGCTGGTTCGTCAGCCTCGGCATCCAATTCGTCATCTTTCCGTTTCTCGTAACGCAGGTGCTGCACGAACCGGCGGCGCGGGTCGGCATCGCGCAAATGTCGCTGATGGCGCCAGCGCTGCTCTTCATGCTGCTCGGCGGCACCGTTGCCGATCACGGCGATGCGCGGCGCATTCTGATCCGCGTGCATTTCCTGTCGGCGCTGCCGCCGCTGGTGCTGGCCGGCATCTATCTTTCGGGCAACCTCACCTATGCCTCGCTGATCGTCTTTGCCCTGACGATGGGAACGCTCAGCGCCTTCGCGATTCCGGCGCGCGACTCGGCACTCACGCGCGTCGCCGAGACCGGCATTCAACAGGCCGTCACGATGGCGATGGGCGTGCAGATGGGCTCGCAGCTTGTCGGCATGCTGATCGCGGCGCTTGCCGCGCTGACCGGCACGCCGGCGCTGCTGATCTTCCAGGCCGTCATCATGCTGACGGGGTTGTTCGCGTCGTTGAAACTCACGCCACTGCCGCCGAGCAATGCCGCCAGTACCGAAAGCCGGTTCGCGCAAATCGTCGACGGCATCAAGACGGCCGCCGCCGTTCCGATCGTCGCCACGGTGATCGGCCTCAATTTCGCGGTCGGGCTTTTTTATGTCGGCAGCTTCCTTGTCGTTCTGCCCTTGATGATCCGCGACATCTACCTGACATCGGCGGCCGAGTTCACGGTCAAGTTCGCGATCATCAATATCTGTTTCTGGGGCGGCACGATCGTCGTCAACATGGCGCTGCTCCGTATCGGCCATATCGGCCATCGCGGGCGCATGATGATGGGCTCGCTGGCGAGCGGCCTCGTCATCCTGGCGCTGTTCCACTTCCCGATGCCGTTCTGGATGATCTGCGTGCTGGTTTTCTGGTGGGGCATGGGCGCCGGCACGACGATGACGATGGGACGCACCATCGTGCAGATCGCCGCACCTGAAAGCCACCGGGCGCGCGTGCTCGCGGCCTATCAGCTCGGCTTTTCGGGCGGCGCACCCATCGGCGCGTTGACGATGGGCCTGCTTGTCGGCTGGCTCGGCATTTTCGACGCCGTGCTGGTGCCGGCAACGATCATGGTCGGTATCCTCGCCGCGCTTTATTTCCTCTCGCCGATCTGGAGCTACAAGGCGGAGATGGAGTGA
- a CDS encoding oxidoreductase, with protein MTEKTALIAGASGLVGGHLLRLLLADPQYGRVVAVTRRPLDGAASPKLEELVVDFDALDKSLAQNDIPVDDAFCALGTTIKTAGSQDAFRKVDHDYIVAFAKAAKARGAKRLLLVSSIGADPASSVFYSRVKGETEQALGALGFETLHIFRPGLLIGERTESRPVEALGKIVSPVLNALMLGPARAYRSIRAENVARAMRAAASTGVTGRQIHTHDSMMRLAGA; from the coding sequence ATGACTGAAAAGACTGCACTAATCGCCGGCGCGAGCGGGCTTGTCGGCGGCCATCTGCTGCGACTGCTTCTCGCCGATCCGCAATACGGCCGCGTCGTCGCGGTGACGCGCCGTCCGCTCGACGGCGCCGCGTCGCCGAAGCTTGAAGAGCTGGTCGTGGACTTCGACGCGCTCGACAAGTCGTTGGCGCAGAACGACATTCCGGTCGACGACGCCTTTTGCGCACTCGGCACCACCATCAAGACCGCCGGCAGTCAGGATGCCTTTCGCAAGGTCGATCACGACTACATCGTCGCCTTTGCGAAAGCCGCGAAGGCGCGCGGCGCGAAACGGCTGCTGCTCGTCTCGTCGATCGGCGCCGACCCCGCCTCCTCCGTTTTCTATTCGCGCGTCAAAGGCGAGACGGAACAGGCACTTGGCGCGCTCGGATTCGAGACCTTGCATATTTTCCGCCCCGGCCTGCTGATCGGCGAACGTACGGAATCGCGGCCCGTCGAAGCCCTCGGCAAAATCGTCTCGCCCGTTCTCAATGCGTTGATGCTCGGGCCGGCGCGCGCCTATCGTTCGATACGCGCCGAAAATGTCGCCCGCGCCATGCGCGCCGCTGCGTCAACCGGCGTCACGGGACGGCAAATTCACACCCATGACAGCATGATGCGTCTCGCGGGGGCTTGA
- a CDS encoding citrate synthase family protein, which translates to MVKKPGNPPESLYLSAREAAAELGISPATLYAYVSRDMIRSEPVPGSRARRYRAEDVRTLKKRRVSAENPALPASLSFGLPVMDSAITLIADGQLHYRGSDATALARTSSLEQVAALLWGAREQPFTREAVLHPGEKLQKMAESLAKSPRIERCLALLPLAALEDPTVYNMTDRGLAATGARLMRFVGAVISGEEPSEKPLHEVLTRALTQGEKPAAELIRAALVLCADHELNASAFTVRCVAGTGATLYAAVQAGICAAQGPRHGGLSGRVESLLLDMANRQDVEDAVLQRLKDNDPVPGFGHTLYPDGDPRARALISMLKEKYGDDANFLRAQRILRVMAEAGGLKPNIDFAIAAMGAVLHLPRGAGLSIFVLGRTAGWIGHAIEQYRTGTMIRPRARYTGEAPR; encoded by the coding sequence ATGGTCAAAAAGCCCGGAAATCCGCCGGAAAGCCTCTATCTCTCGGCCCGCGAGGCCGCCGCCGAACTCGGCATCAGTCCGGCGACGCTCTACGCCTATGTCAGCCGCGACATGATCCGCTCCGAGCCGGTTCCAGGTTCGCGCGCCAGGCGGTACCGCGCCGAGGATGTGCGGACCCTCAAAAAACGGCGGGTTTCCGCCGAAAATCCGGCCCTTCCCGCCTCTCTCAGCTTCGGATTGCCGGTCATGGATTCGGCCATCACCCTCATCGCCGACGGTCAGCTCCACTATCGCGGCTCGGATGCGACGGCGCTCGCGCGGACCTCCTCGCTGGAGCAGGTGGCGGCGCTTTTGTGGGGCGCGCGCGAGCAACCCTTCACCCGAGAGGCGGTACTGCATCCGGGTGAGAAGCTTCAAAAAATGGCGGAAAGCCTTGCGAAATCGCCCCGCATCGAGCGTTGCCTCGCCCTCCTCCCCCTCGCCGCGCTCGAAGATCCGACCGTCTACAACATGACCGATCGCGGCCTCGCCGCCACCGGCGCGCGGCTGATGCGCTTCGTCGGCGCGGTCATTTCGGGCGAGGAACCGAGCGAAAAACCGCTCCACGAGGTTCTCACCCGCGCGCTGACCCAGGGCGAAAAACCGGCTGCCGAGCTCATCCGCGCGGCACTGGTGCTCTGCGCCGATCATGAGCTCAATGCCTCGGCCTTTACCGTCCGTTGCGTGGCCGGCACCGGCGCCACGCTATATGCAGCGGTGCAGGCCGGCATTTGCGCCGCGCAGGGTCCGCGTCACGGCGGCTTGTCGGGCCGTGTCGAGAGCCTGTTGCTCGACATGGCCAACCGTCAGGATGTCGAGGATGCGGTGCTGCAGCGGTTGAAAGACAACGACCCCGTGCCGGGCTTCGGCCACACCCTCTACCCGGACGGCGATCCGCGCGCCAGGGCGCTGATCTCGATGCTGAAGGAGAAGTATGGCGACGACGCCAACTTCTTGCGCGCGCAACGAATTCTGCGCGTGATGGCGGAAGCGGGCGGTCTCAAACCCAATATCGATTTCGCCATTGCCGCCATGGGCGCCGTGTTGCATCTGCCGCGCGGCGCGGGCTTGAGCATTTTCGTTCTCGGGCGCACCGCCGGATGGATCGGCCATGCGATCGAACAATATCGCACCGGCACGATGATCCGGCCGCGGGCGCGCTACACCGGAGAGGCACCCAGATGA
- a CDS encoding citrate synthase/methylcitrate synthase — translation MSKTVTQERASASGLDNVVAAETNLSHVDGEAGRLIVAGYEVETLVNAHDFEGAVGELWRAAGAEPGDLRGPLGAARTAAFALVPQLLSSNCQKTVTEGLRTGLSVLSDGEPTPGISEAIPASLVDHLRVLGAAPVFVAALCRQMEGKAPIAPDPKAGHAADFLHMLKGENPSAAEAEALNAYLVTVMDHGMNASTFTARVIAATRAGTISAVVGALCALKGPLHGGAPGPVLDMLDEIGTEANIGPWLDAAIASGERLMGFGHRVYKVRDPRADVFDKAVSLLTNNNERLRFARKVEAGALAALKKAKPGQRLDTNMEYYTAVLLEALGIPRDAVTPVFAMARIAGWSAHVMEQERVGRLIRPQSVYVGDWPEETRAA, via the coding sequence ATGTCAAAGACTGTCACACAGGAGCGCGCCTCGGCCAGCGGCCTCGATAATGTGGTCGCCGCCGAGACAAATCTGAGCCATGTCGACGGCGAGGCGGGCCGCCTGATCGTTGCGGGATATGAGGTCGAAACCCTTGTAAACGCTCACGATTTCGAGGGCGCGGTGGGCGAACTCTGGCGCGCCGCCGGGGCCGAACCGGGCGACCTGAGGGGCCCTTTGGGGGCCGCCCGCACCGCCGCTTTCGCACTGGTGCCACAGCTTCTGTCATCGAACTGTCAAAAAACTGTCACAGAAGGTCTGCGCACCGGCTTGTCGGTGCTCTCGGACGGCGAGCCGACCCCGGGGATAAGTGAAGCTATCCCCGCTTCGCTGGTGGACCATCTGCGCGTGCTCGGGGCCGCCCCCGTTTTCGTCGCCGCCCTCTGTCGCCAGATGGAGGGGAAGGCACCGATCGCCCCTGACCCGAAGGCCGGCCACGCCGCCGACTTCCTGCACATGCTGAAAGGCGAAAACCCGAGTGCGGCCGAGGCGGAAGCCTTGAACGCCTATCTGGTGACGGTGATGGATCACGGCATGAATGCCTCGACCTTCACCGCCCGCGTCATCGCAGCAACGCGCGCCGGCACGATCTCGGCGGTGGTCGGCGCGCTCTGCGCCTTGAAGGGGCCGCTGCATGGCGGCGCGCCGGGGCCGGTGCTCGACATGCTGGACGAGATCGGCACGGAAGCGAATATCGGCCCCTGGCTCGACGCCGCGATTGCGAGCGGCGAGCGGCTGATGGGCTTCGGCCACCGCGTCTACAAGGTGCGCGACCCGCGCGCCGATGTCTTCGACAAGGCCGTCAGTCTACTGACGAACAACAACGAGCGCCTGCGCTTCGCCCGCAAGGTCGAGGCCGGCGCGCTGGCGGCGCTGAAAAAGGCCAAGCCCGGCCAGCGCCTCGACACCAACATGGAGTACTACACGGCCGTGCTGCTGGAAGCGCTCGGCATTCCGCGCGACGCGGTGACGCCGGTCTTCGCGATGGCGCGCATCGCCGGCTGGTCGGCGCATGTGATGGAGCAGGAGCGGGTGGGCCGTCTGATCCGCCCGCAATCGGTCTATGTCGGCGACTGGCCGGAAGAGACGCGGGCCGCGTGA
- a CDS encoding DUF2332 family protein → MTGTHTIPDAFRRQALACRHLGSPFTGRVCEALADGLTTETAFGARILGWAGHTVNDALALRAAGALNALARSGGCAALAAAYPPHEADDERLRDAIAAAMAGHDDFLTCFLDSAPQTNEAGRSNALLGGALHVAAATGLPLALHEIGSSAGLNLVFDRYAYELGAARWGAPDAAVTIAAEWTGGLPPLDAPLRVVSRAGCDINPLDPARDRERLLAYIWPDQTARLARIATALDEAARTGSAVEKADAAEWVERHFGPAGRNGIVRVLMHTIVWQYLPAATRARIEAAMAAAGARATEDAPIAWLRAEPDKIDKLSAAVTLTLWQGGAAETQTLGRTDFHGRWTQWGG, encoded by the coding sequence ATGACCGGCACCCACACGATCCCCGATGCCTTCCGCCGTCAGGCGCTGGCCTGCCGTCATCTCGGTTCGCCTTTCACAGGCCGCGTCTGCGAGGCGCTGGCCGACGGATTGACGACGGAGACGGCCTTCGGCGCGCGCATTCTCGGATGGGCGGGCCATACGGTGAACGACGCGCTGGCCTTGCGCGCGGCAGGCGCGCTGAATGCGCTGGCGCGGTCGGGCGGTTGCGCGGCACTCGCCGCCGCCTATCCGCCGCATGAGGCGGACGATGAGCGATTGCGCGACGCCATTGCGGCGGCGATGGCAGGCCACGACGATTTCCTGACCTGCTTCCTCGACAGCGCGCCGCAGACCAACGAGGCCGGGCGCTCCAACGCGCTGCTCGGTGGCGCACTGCACGTTGCCGCTGCCACCGGACTGCCGCTGGCGCTGCACGAGATCGGCTCGAGCGCGGGATTGAACCTCGTCTTCGACCGCTATGCCTATGAACTCGGGGCAGCGCGATGGGGCGCGCCGGACGCAGCTGTGACCATCGCCGCCGAATGGACGGGTGGCCTGCCGCCGCTCGATGCGCCGCTGCGGGTTGTCTCGCGCGCGGGCTGCGACATCAACCCGCTCGATCCCGCCCGCGACCGCGAAAGGCTGCTCGCCTATATCTGGCCCGACCAGACCGCGCGGCTCGCCCGTATCGCCACGGCGCTCGACGAAGCGGCCCGCACGGGAAGTGCGGTCGAGAAGGCGGATGCCGCCGAATGGGTCGAGCGACATTTCGGGCCAGCGGGCAGGAACGGCATCGTCCGTGTGCTGATGCATACCATCGTCTGGCAATATCTGCCGGCGGCGACGCGGGCGCGCATCGAAGCCGCGATGGCGGCGGCCGGCGCGCGGGCGACCGAGGATGCGCCCATCGCCTGGCTGCGCGCCGAGCCCGATAAAATCGACAAACTGTCCGCCGCCGTTACGCTGACGCTCTGGCAAGGCGGCGCCGCCGAAACGCAAACCCTCGGCCGCACCGATTTTCACGGCCGATGGACGCAGTGGGGCGGGTAA
- a CDS encoding Rap1a/Tai family immunity protein, with product MRSYEKRPERPVFALSSLIFGAVLLVLPLIAPGAAEARVRIETGADLRAACAVLAEHHLNPKSPTPRQALFCRQYLMGYFGSLTYLHEDERLKRAFNTPSQNTVACINIDGARSYDQLAQQIVRTADWNPQLMEEPAVKLAQKTFSDRPPC from the coding sequence ATGCGAAGCTATGAAAAGAGGCCGGAACGGCCCGTTTTTGCGCTGTCATCGTTAATTTTCGGCGCTGTTTTGCTTGTCTTGCCGCTCATTGCGCCGGGCGCGGCGGAAGCGCGTGTACGGATCGAAACCGGCGCCGACCTCCGCGCGGCTTGCGCGGTGCTGGCCGAGCATCATCTCAATCCGAAATCGCCGACGCCGCGCCAGGCGCTTTTCTGCCGCCAATACCTGATGGGCTATTTCGGCTCGCTCACCTATCTCCATGAAGACGAGCGGCTGAAACGCGCCTTCAACACACCCTCGCAAAACACCGTCGCCTGCATCAATATCGACGGCGCCCGCTCTTACGACCAGCTCGCGCAACAAATCGTCCGCACCGCCGACTGGAACCCGCAACTGATGGAAGAGCCCGCCGTCAAGCTCGCGCAAAAAACCTTCTCCGACCGTCCGCCTTGCTGA
- a CDS encoding DUF2336 domain-containing protein — MQGRIMALHGYATDEDDDARPRAADQDAMLRRLADLALLPASLVSPQERSVLDTMLASLAMRFEPAMRQRLAERLAPHTDAPRELAMALALDDIDIARPLLSEGQILKAGDLVQVAREGSAAHRMALAARKDLTSDIADALIEGGEAALVCRLLENRTSELSLRAVETLAGRSAAEPELLAPLLARPELTLRLAHRIFWWAPSPLRLEILTRFTAERRHIHNVLDEILDGDFVPDPALASALSVVRRPAPADKARLHTLLANASADGIGALAEGLARAARLRTETMFRILNDAGGEPLSVFAKAAGLNRKEFGDLIVAAVDLRKGALPGKGDLERMGELFDTISTDRADFALHCWDVGLANETLQAGFGDEA, encoded by the coding sequence ATGCAAGGCAGGATCATGGCGCTACACGGCTACGCAACCGATGAGGACGACGACGCGCGCCCGCGCGCCGCCGATCAGGACGCGATGCTGCGGCGGCTTGCCGACCTCGCGCTGCTGCCGGCCTCGCTGGTGTCGCCGCAGGAACGCAGCGTGCTCGACACGATGCTGGCCTCGCTGGCGATGCGTTTCGAACCGGCCATGCGCCAGCGCCTTGCCGAGCGCCTTGCGCCGCATACGGACGCGCCGCGCGAACTGGCGATGGCGCTCGCCCTCGACGACATCGACATCGCGCGTCCGCTGTTGAGCGAAGGGCAGATATTGAAGGCCGGCGACCTCGTGCAGGTGGCGCGCGAGGGAAGCGCGGCGCACCGCATGGCGCTTGCCGCGCGCAAGGACCTGACCAGCGACATCGCCGATGCGTTGATCGAAGGGGGCGAGGCGGCTCTCGTCTGCCGGCTGCTCGAAAACCGCACCTCCGAATTGTCGCTGCGCGCCGTCGAAACGCTGGCCGGGCGCAGCGCCGCCGAACCCGAATTGCTGGCGCCGCTGCTGGCGCGCCCCGAACTGACGCTGCGCCTCGCGCACCGGATTTTCTGGTGGGCGCCGTCGCCCTTGCGCCTCGAAATCCTGACGCGCTTCACCGCCGAGCGCCGCCATATCCACAATGTGCTGGATGAAATCCTGGACGGCGATTTCGTGCCCGATCCGGCGCTCGCCTCCGCGCTGTCGGTGGTGCGCCGTCCGGCGCCGGCCGACAAGGCGCGCCTGCACACGCTGCTCGCCAACGCATCCGCCGACGGCATCGGCGCGCTGGCCGAGGGTCTTGCGCGCGCCGCACGCCTTCGCACCGAAACGATGTTCCGTATCCTGAACGATGCCGGCGGCGAACCGCTGTCGGTGTTCGCCAAGGCGGCCGGCCTCAACCGCAAGGAATTCGGCGACCTGATCGTCGCCGCCGTCGATCTGCGCAAGGGCGCCCTGCCGGGCAAGGGCGACCTCGAACGCATGGGCGAGCTTTTCGACACGATCTCGACCGACCGCGCCGATTTCGCGCTGCATTGCTGGGATGTCGGACTTGCCAACGAAACGTTGCAGGCGGGCTTTGGCGACGAGGCGTGA